In the genome of Fusarium poae strain DAOMC 252244 chromosome 1, whole genome shotgun sequence, the window TTTTCTTGAGTTTGGTCCTCTGGTCTCTCGGAGACATTGGATGATGCGTCCTCCAAAGATTCGCATATATCTTTGAGAAGATAAATGACCTGCTGTTGTAGATGAGGGGCTTCCCTGAGTCGATGATCTAGAGAGGAAGGGCCACTTTGATGAGCTGCCTGATTACCAGCCCACATCTTGAAACGAGTAAAGTCATTTTCTAACGTGGAAAGAAGGTTGTTTGAGTCAATACCCTCCGAAGGGTTATCGAAGCTATCCGTTGCGGCAAGAGCATCTTCCAAGGCTCGAAAGGACTCGAATGTTTTCGCGACATGACTCGCAATCGACTCTGATCTCTGATTGTGCTCCATTATAAGATCTTTCTCATCTTACTTGATCTTTGAGAAAGAGAGCAACCGTTAAATCAGATGATATGTACTTTGATCATCTATTGCCTTGAAAGGGTCGGTCTGTTGAGCTTTGCTTCTAATGCCTTTGGCTAACCAGAAGGAACAGACATGATAACAAACTTTTGGAGATGCGGCTCTTGACGCTTTGAGCTGAAAGAGGGGTATCTGTGGCAACTGGCAAGGGTTGGTAGGACTCGTGATACGCAGGCTGTAAGACTCGTTATCCACCACCTCACAAAACTCACTGCAGCTTATCATTCTCATCAAGGCCCAAGAACACAGCAACCAGACCAAGAGACCTTCTTCAAGCACTGTGTCACGTAATGTCTGGCTTTGAAGTTGCTGGCATAGTCTTGGGGTCGCTCCCCTTGCTCGTCACGGCTTTAGAAACCTACTGCAAATTTATGCGCGATTGGGGCAAAGCACCATCAGAGCTGAAAAGCCTGAATCGCCAATTGACCACGGAACGAGCGAAATTATACAACGTCTGCGATCTTCTCATCAACGATGTTGTACCACAAAGAGATATCGAGCCAATGCTACTGAGTCCTTTTGGACCGCTATGGCGAGTCCCTGAGACAAATGACAAGATTCGGCGGAGGCTATGGGATGCCTACGATCCATTTGAGGAGACCATTGTCGAGATACAAGAGGCGCTTGAGGCTATTATGAGTCGATTGAGGGTGCAAATATCTCAAGATGGCCAGGTAACACGATTCATCTCACACGTTACCCCATCGCTAACAGCAACCAGGTCGAATGGGTAAACAAGAATCGCATGACCAGAGAATTCAAGAAGCTTTTGTATCGCCTCCACAGAGACGATTACAAAGACGATATTGCTACTATATCAAAAGGCATCAGCGATCTTGAGTCGTTGACTAAGTTGAGTATAAGACTTGAACCCAGTCGGAGGAAACAATCTCGCGGCAAGCTTTTCAAGATCTTACGAGATCTTTCGACCAGTATCTATCGAGCCCTCTGCTCCAGCATCCTCTGCACCGATGCCCATGACGTAAGTCTTGAGTTATCTCCGCGCTTCGTCGAGATAGGATACGAGTGCGAAGACGAGAAAGTTTTGAGAAATACCCAATTCAGGTTGGCCATCTCTTTTGAGATAGTAGAAGCCTCAACAACAAAGAGATTTTGGGACGAGGTGAACATCAAAACAGCAAATTCGGTCACAACAATAGGATCGCAGTCATGTCAACAACAAATTCAGACAAAAACTATCAAGAGAGTGTCGTTCGGGATCAAGCAAAGCCTATCATTCATGAGTTCGACAAGACCAACGCACGATGTCAAATCAGCCATGGCAGCGTTGAGCCGTCCTGCCACAGACGTAGCTTTCATCAAGACCTGCGACGAAGAGAAGCAAGCGTTATCGAAACAACCTCTCAACCTTTGCAAGGCTTTGAGAAACGCTAGACAAGCACGACCCGTCTGTTACGGCCACCTCATTGACAGACAGTGCGCAGATCGGCATTTCCAAATGTATCCGTTGGGAACCACAGCCAACAGTGATGGCTGGTCGATAGTGACCTTGAGTGACATCCTCGAGGGTAAAGGAGGTCTCAAGCCGTTGATCTCTCTGGCCGAGAAGGTTCAACTTGCACTTGCTATCGCATCGAGTGTTCTGCAATTGAGCAAAACTCCATGGCTTCCAGAAGCTTTAACAAGGAAAAACATTCATTTCTTTCGAAGAGATGAAACCCTTTCGTACAAATACCCTTTTCTCCTACAGAGTTTTCCAGCACGGCCCCTCCAACTTTCAAATACTACAACTACACCTGGATGCCCCTCGTTAAATAACCCTACGCTGTTTGCACTAGGGATTCTTCTTCTGGAGATAATCCTTGGCCAGTCATTCGAGCAACTTCGGTCTCCAGACGAGAAGCCCGTTTATGGTGACTACAATGGTGTGATCCGTAATTCAATTGCGGCACACAAACTGTTGGAGAGGGTTGCTTTGATTAACACGGCGTATCAGGCTGTAGTTCAGAGATGCATAGACTGTACCGAGACTCGTGGGTTGGATGAGGATGGGTTCAGGCAGGAGGTTTACAACGATGTTGTTCTAGAGCTTGAGGCTATTCTGGAGTCCACCAAGCTGGGTATGTAATAGTTATAGGCTGGGAATAACACTACTGCAAGACTGAAGTTGAAAAAGGTACAGAGACAAGGTACAGTGGATCCATGCTTCTCGGGAGCTTCCAGCCTCGGTCTAGACTCTGGATGAGCTTGGGTGGGCTCGGATCAAGCCGACGTCTAGTCAAGTTCAAGGCTGAGAAGACCGTGGCTGTTCTCCCGTTTCTTTCTTGATATAGTTTCTAAACAGCCTCTGTGATGTTTGGAGTAGACCTGTCGAGGTTTGATTCGAAACCCCTTCATTATCAAAACGTTGTGAAATCAAAACAGCAGAATACACTTTGTAGTTCAGCATGTTGTGGATATCATTTATAGTCGTGCAAACCCAGAAGTAACCTATGGAGCTTCCCAGAACATGACATATATCTAAAGAACGGAAGCCTTCCAACTCTCATAAAACTTCAAATCTGGTTCCTCCGCCTCAGCCCCCTTCATCTTCTCATCAGCATAAGTAACAGCAAAGTTCTTAAAGCGGTCCAAATCAAAATCATGGGTCCAACCCTTCTCCTGCATGGCCTGGATAGCATCCATGATCCACGTCACGGAACTCTGCTGCGGATTCGTGTTCTTCATGGGCAGAGGAATCCCTTGGAAGAACTCGCCCAGCTCCTCACCCGACACCTCGTCGGGCATCTCCCCGATGACGATCCGTCCAAGCAGCTTCTCATGTCGCCGCGGCGTAATGTCCAGCTCGGACCGGAACCACCAGTCCATGGTAGGGTTGTTCATGCGAAAGGTGACGGGGTTGATGTGGGAAGCGTCGGTGGCATCGAACGAGTGACAGTTCTCCGACTGTCCTCCCTCTGGTATGATCATGATGCTCCAGTGATAAGCCTGCTTGTCGAAGATTCGTCGAGCATTCCCGACGGAAAAGTGGTCTCGATGGTGCAGAGCTACTGTGACGAGTTGTACCATAATGGTAAGCTGTGAGTGTGTGGCCGCATTAGTCAAactctttcttttttgccCTGTTCTCCTGATATCTcgcacacacacacaagGTATTAGATAGGTCATGTATCTATCCCAAGTTCGCTTACCTTTATAATGAGAAACGAGCGATATATATATCCTAAAAGATCTTTTTTGGATAATTAGTTTTGAGCCGCAGACCGCCAGATGATTTGGACGCGGGGTGACCTACTTCAATGGGAAGTGATTGGCCTTTTAACCCACTGTTGATGATAGCCGAGAATCTACGAATCAGCATCGATTATCAACATCCGCTTTTCAACAAAATTATGTGTTTTTGATCAAGTTCAACTAATATGTAGACAATCAATCCTCTGGGTAGTAGAGAAGTTGGCTACTAGAGACATGAGAGACTATGTCAGTAGGATAGTTTATGCTATTGAGAGCTACTCTTGGGGTATTTATTTTTGCATGTCAAAGCTCAGATATCTCTTCTGTTGCCCATTGGACAATGTCACTTTGAGAGTTTGTATTCGAGTTTATATCTATCTGTGGTCGTTCTCGTCACTAGCTGTTGTCGTCactggttgttgttgttgttttgttAGGTATATCTTGAAGGCCCAATGCTACCCAAGCAGGTGTCTTTCGTCATCGGGTCTGGATAAAAACTAGGTCCAGCCGACTAAGAACTTTGCAGAGTATTTTGTATGATAAATTAATCAGTATTCGTCATTCAAGACTACTGTTGAGGGTAAAGACAACGATGGTGATACATCTGGACTAACAAGTTGCATggatacagggtaggcaaGTTTCACAGCGATTGAGCGAGGGCATCTCGAGATGGAGTGGGAAAAGcacctagtgggtagcaagcagaagaaataacctcccaagtcttagggtataaaaataagtagtctaagaactatagcctaaggagcataaagtgttcTAtgaatttcgtcccttatgctttaTTTTACATCCTCAGGCTCTTGCTCATATGCCACGTGCCAAGTGTGGAGTATCCAATGCAGAGATGAAGCTCAATAATCACAATAGGTGGACAATCAACGAATGTTTGCATTCGTATATGCGCCAAAGCCTAAGCGCCATTAAAACACACACAAGACAACACACCAAACACTCAAACCTCGGCATACAACTAACTACTCTCGTGCATGTGCATATGCACATCTacgattgatgatgatgcgtTGGAAACAGCCATCAATTCGGCCCCAAAACAACGTTTCAAGATGGGCCACAAGGAAGCCACAAAACGTTGCTATCCAGAAAGAAACCCACAAGGCTGGAACATAAAAACATCATTGAGTAAAAATGTggaggttttttttttcttgaaaTGAACAAAAAAGCCCTCTAACTGATGACGGAAGTATTTCCATTCTGGGCCATCCTCTCAACGCGCATGAACTCTACATGTATGTATCTCTCCACCGAACGTAGTCGGGATGATGATCCCACAATTCAAAAGACATGTAGACTACAGAGTATGTAACTAGACTTTGGGGGATAAACAATACGAGCCTTGTTCAACCTGTCAtcggagaaaaaaaaagaaaaaaaaagtttcaCAGCGTTCGGGTGATGGCTGATACGACACGCAGAGGAGAAGGACACTTGAGAACGGTGACGACGCTGATCGTTTACGAAATATGGTTAATCCCCGAGACGCTTGTGTGAATGATCATCGTTGCGTTGCAGTTGAGGCATAAAAAGAGACATGCAGTAAGCAAAAGCGGGAAGTAGAATGTTTCAAGCTACTGAGTTTAGTCTCAAAGCGTGAGTTTTGAAGTCTTGATCTCCTTCCAAATACTGTGTTGTATCGAGATGTGgaaattaagttaatagtCTGTGCAAGTTTGGAGTGACGATAACTTGGCGTGATTGATAcatagagagagagagagaagctGTAGATGGTGGGTGCATTGAACCGGTCGTTTCAGATTGCCATGTGCCGCAATGCACGGAGCACGACTTAGTACTGTACCTGGATACCAAGGTAGGTGGTACCTTGGTAGATTAGTCCCCGCTACAGAGAAGCATTAAATTGAAATTGTGCAGTAATAGAACCAATAGACAAGACCAAAGATCGAGGAACCGGGCTCCACGTCCGATAATCCTTTCGAAGGTTCCATGAAACCTTCTCTACCTTAGGGGAGAGCTAGCGACGTGTGCTCCCCCTGAGCTTGCAGAGATGAAGACTTGAAGAGGATCCATGATGTAACGCAAGGCGTCTTTTCTGGTTGCTTCTTTTTCAAagggtctttttttcttctttctttctttctcaacGAATAGACTCGGGAATTAATTAACTGGATGATCTGTtgatgaaaaagaaaacataTCGGATATCTGCGTTGCTTTTTATGCAGAGATCTGCTGAGGGGACTAGGGACGGAATCGGTCTTGATCAATTGCGATTCGAGGTTACTAACCGCCACACAGTCAGTGCGACATGGCGTTGCTTTGAACTGTAGATTGAGCCTAGAGATAGTGATGGACGGGATAGAGTTCTTGATAACGTGTCTACGTTGAAAGCTTCTCGGGCCGTATCGGTTTTATGTGTAATTGTATCCGTAATGCGGGATTCTTTCCTCCGATTTCACAACAATTCATGCAACCGCAATCAATAGACTGTTAAAACTGTACGTCCTTCCAGAAGGAAAAAGGGAGGGGAGGGAGGGGAAccacaccaccaccacccattCTGACGGTTTCAGGGGCTTATCCATGTCAAGCCATGCTTTTCTCCAAGCCCCTCTTTCTGTCTTTTCTGTCTTTTCATCTTCAGGCCGTCTTTTGGGCGTCAATCTTGGTTTGTAAGTAATTGTAATTCCCATGTGATGGTCATAGCCATGACAGCAATATTTCTTGTATTTTAGCTTGAGTAGACTAGACTAACTAACTAGTCCACGGTGATGTGATGGTCCGGTCAAACAGATAAATGGGATTAGCACCCCTGTTGATCCCTGAATCATAAATTCTGAGCGAACATGGATTAGAAGTGGTTTAGTGAATGCTTGGTAACACAATCAATAATACCGACCATTTCTTTaggttttcttttcttctcgcTGTGAGTGAGGATCAGGGTCTTACTATAGTGCAGGTACGGTACGATTCATGCGCTTGCGTCTGCGTCTTGTTAAACAAGGGATCGTTATTTCTAGAAACCTTCTTTTTGGTCAAAACTTAATCGCCGTCGATCTATCAGCCAtcaaaaaaaggaaataaaaataaacatcTTTGATAGCAATTCCGGAAACAAGGAGTGAgagagaggaaaagaagagaaaaagatggCTTGGGCTAGTTTGAAACAGAAGCACTGGggaaaataagttattaatgcCCAAAGAGATGCACGTCCCCTAATAAGTCAAGTCACTCACTCATTGCACGGACTGTATCGCTTGGAGTTGCGCCCTGTAGTACAGTGTCGACTGTGCAATTGTCCGCACTATGCTATGATCCCCTATTTCTATTTTCCCCTCCAGATTACCAAGTCTCTCTCGATCTGTTGTTACACAGATTTTACATGAACTACCTATCTAATATTTGTCGAGTCAATCATCGAATCATAATCAGCATGTGAACAAATGCATGCCATTAGACAATCAGCCCAGCGCCTACTCACTGAACCCTCCACTCAActggctccagctccagctccagctccagttACAACGCCAGCAGCCCCCCCGCTAAACAGTCCAGTAGCGCTTCCGGTCCAGCTCTCCAGCCAGTCCAATCCGTCCATCCATCTTACTTCCCTCCTTTTAAACATCTGCCGTTTGGTTTAACCTAAATCAACGCCCAGCCCAGCCTCgtcgtctcgtctcgtctcccctttgactttgactttgactATCAGAACCAAGaggcaaaagaaaaaaaaaaagattagaCTTTGGacgattaattaattctattcTGTtcctctttgtctttgttatACATCGGACTACTTGGCCCGCCTGCCAGAATTAGAATCTCTTTCTTCAACACCGGCATCGTCGATCCGCTTCTCTGAACCCCCCCTTCGATCGCTCCACCGCCTGACTGACCCCGAGACCACCTCTACACTCTCGACCAGCCATCACCAGGCCCGGACTACCTCCTCTATAGCTGCCCATTTTCGAAAGGGACGTCTACGCGATCTGTCTTCTATCCCTTGTCGTCGCCTTCACTCAACAAACCGTCAACACCTCAACCCCTTACCCCGCCTGTCTGGGTCACTATCTACTGCGAAAACCCCAGCGCCCGCCAAAGTCTTACTCTTCGATTCGATTCACCGCCGGATGACGTCGAACCGCTCGTTGAAACGTTTCTGAGTCGACGCCAAGCGACATTCCTAGACCTTGATACCAAAACAGACAACCGTCCCGAACCTCCCTCGACAACCTGCGTCTCCTCGCATCTCCCTGCCGCCGCTGTCGCCTATCCATTCTCCCAACGCTTCCTCTTTCGACGGATGGCGTAGAAGGCTATGGCCCATGCCCCGTTGCTACGAAATAATACAACTCCGGCCTTTCAGCCAAACTCCAACGGATTCGGTGGCCTTTCGCAGACCAGTATGAACCATGCGCCGCGCGCCAGCCAGCTTTCGGGCTCGACAGCCTACACTGGCTCCTCAGCTTCTTTGAGCTCCCTCGCCACGACCATCACACCTCAAAATGGCGGTCCTGTCCATGCCACggccaacatcatcaaccaaAAGGCCGATGCTTCGCGATCTTTGTACCAGATCTGCATCTCTCTGAAGCAGCGCCTGGCTCAAGTCCCTGGCTTTGGCCCGTATCTCGACGAGCTCGATCCCACGGATCCTGTCGATCCTCTATGGAACCTTTTCCGATCTGGATACCCTTTGCTCCTCATCTACAATGCCTTGCGACCTAATGACGAGCTCAAGGTCGACGACTCTAGCGCTAGTGAAGCTAAGAAGTCCAAGATCGCCATCTTCAAATTCGTTCAAGCATGTATGAAGGAACTAGACATTCCTTCCTCTCAGAGCTTTGTCATCACCGACTTGATGGGTAACGACACAAGCGGTTTCGTCAAGGTTGGTGCCTTTTTTGTGGTAATTATGAACTAGGCTCATTAATTGTATAGGTTACTCAAGTTGTTAACTACGTCTTGGACCGAGCAGAGGAACGCGGCTATCTTATGCAAGCTCAACCTGATATCGAGAATAACGAGCCTACTGGAGCGCAGATGACCTACCGAGATCATATTATCAGGGAACTTGTCGACACTGAGCGGAAATACGTCCAAGATCTCGAGAATCTGCACGACTTGAAAAAGACACTCGAACAGCAAGGCGCAATTCCCGGTGATACCCTGCATCGGATTTTCTTTAACATCAATTCAATCCTCGATTTCCAGCGCCGATTCCTCATTCGAGTCGAGACAACAAACTCCATGCCTGGCCCAGACCAACGATGGGGAGCTCCGTTTGTTCATTACGAGGATGCTTTGATCGACATTTACCAGCCCTTTATCGCAAACCAGCGCAAGGCCGCAATGGTTGCCAACCAGGTTTTCGACAAGATTCAACGTTCTTCGCACCCTGTCGCAGCCGATTACAACACTCTCGACGGTTTCCTGCTCAAGCCCATGCAAAGACTGGTGAAATATCCGTTATTGCTCAAGGTGGGTTGATGCGCTTCACGAGCTGACCAGCAACTAACACAAACTAGGATCTTAACAAGAAAACTGAGGATGACACGATCAAGATGGACCTGACCAGCGGTTGCGAAGCTGCTGAAAGAGTCTTGTCCAAAGCCAACGAAGCAGTCAACCGTGACCTTTTGGACGAAGCTGTTAAGGATCTCACCGGCCGTGTGGAGGACTGGAAGAGCCACAAGGTGGAGCAATTTGGCAAGCTCCTCCTACATGGTGTGTATGGAGTCATCACTGGAAAGACAGATCAAGAGAAGGATGTAAGCTGGTTCCCGTCAAACTCACCCGAATTATACTAACACCATCAAGTACGAGATCTACCTTTTTGAGTCTATCCTTCTGTGCTGCAAGGAAATCTCATCAAGCAAGAGCAAGGATAAGAAGGACAAGTTGCGTTCAGCAGGCCCCAAGGTCCGAAACAAGAGTG includes:
- a CDS encoding hypothetical protein (SECRETED:SignalP(1-20)); translated protein: MSGFEVAGIVLGSLPLLVTALETYCKFMRDWGKAPSELKSLNRQLTTERAKLYNVCDLLINDVVPQRDIEPMLLSPFGPLWRVPETNDKIRRRLWDAYDPFEETIVEIQEALEAIMSRLRVQISQDGQVEWVNKNRMTREFKKLLYRLHRDDYKDDIATISKGISDLESLTKLSIRLEPSRRKQSRGKLFKILRDLSTSIYRALCSSILCTDAHDVSLELSPRFVEIGYECEDEKVLRNTQFRLAISFEIVEASTTKRFWDEVNIKTANSVTTIGSQSCQQQIQTKTIKRVSFGIKQSLSFMSSTRPTHDVKSAMAALSRPATDVAFIKTCDEEKQALSKQPLNLCKALRNARQARPVCYGHLIDRQCADRHFQMYPLGTTANSDGWSIVTLSDILEGKGGLKPLISLAEKVQLALAIASSVLQLSKTPWLPEALTRKNIHFFRRDETLSYKYPFLLQSFPARPLQLSNTTTTPGCPSLNNPTLFALGILLLEIILGQSFEQLRSPDEKPVYGDYNGVIRNSIAAHKLLERVALINTAYQAVVQRCIDCTETRGLDEDGFRQEVYNDVVLELEAILESTKLGM